From the genome of Seriola aureovittata isolate HTS-2021-v1 ecotype China chromosome 6, ASM2101889v1, whole genome shotgun sequence, one region includes:
- the dda1 gene encoding DET1- and DDB1-associated protein 1 codes for MEKADFLKGLPVYNKTNFSRFHADSVCKASNRRPSVYLPTREYPSEQIIVTEKTNILLRYLHQQWDKKNAAKKREQEQGEGDSPAPPRKIARTDSQEMNEDS; via the exons GCGGATTTCTTGAAAGGACTTCCTGTCTATAATAAGACCAACTTCAGCAGGTTTCATGCAGACTCTGTTTGTAAAGCATCT AATCGGAGGCCCTCTGTGTACCTTCCAACACGTGAATACCCCTCTGAACAGA TTATTGTAACAGAGAAGACCAACATCCTACTGCGTTACCTCCATCAGCAGTGGGACAAAAAG AATGCagcaaaaaaaagggaacaggAACAAGGTGAGGGCGACAGCCCAGCACCCCCAAGGAAGATCGCCAGGACAGATAGCCAAGAGATGAATGAGGActcataa